From the Pseudomonadota bacterium genome, one window contains:
- a CDS encoding efflux RND transporter periplasmic adaptor subunit, with protein MKSTYILFGGLLIVILLGGGLALTTNPVDSKASGHTVEQEREHDDHEDHVESDGGKHDDDGEIHDEELEHQEHDEHGQEDETSAVEMTRDQQKEIGLVVAVARSGDIQHLISLVGEVRLNEDRMAHLVPRVPGIVNSVSVSLGDKVLEGQVLAIIDSHELAELKANYLERSRNLELTRRTFERKEYLKQEKIASEADWLEAQSAFQNAETLLLSAKRRLSVLGLSEEEILALPDAKDETFGRYALKAPITGTIIARHITRGEKIGEEEVFTVADLSVVWVDLQIPAQDLGRIQKGLGVEISSTEGKVTEGILTLVGPVVDRESRTSLGRVELQNPAGFWKPGIFVKGQIQSKTLSSAIVVSSEAVQNIDGENIIFVPVGDGFKPVPVTLGKRVNNRTEILAGLVAGDRYVARGAFELKAVMVTSGAGGHAGHGH; from the coding sequence ATGAAAAGCACATACATACTATTTGGAGGACTTCTGATTGTCATATTGCTTGGCGGAGGTCTGGCCCTTACGACCAATCCTGTTGACAGTAAAGCTTCAGGACATACTGTCGAGCAGGAACGGGAACATGATGACCATGAGGACCACGTTGAAAGTGATGGAGGAAAACATGATGACGATGGTGAAATCCATGACGAGGAACTGGAACACCAAGAACACGATGAGCATGGGCAGGAGGACGAAACATCTGCTGTTGAAATGACCAGAGATCAGCAAAAAGAAATCGGCCTGGTCGTAGCCGTGGCCCGATCCGGAGATATTCAACACCTCATTTCCCTTGTCGGTGAAGTCCGCCTGAACGAGGATCGGATGGCCCACCTCGTTCCCAGGGTGCCGGGGATTGTCAACAGCGTGTCTGTATCTCTGGGCGATAAAGTCTTGGAAGGGCAGGTCCTGGCCATCATCGACAGCCATGAGTTAGCTGAATTGAAAGCCAACTACCTGGAGAGATCGCGAAATCTCGAGTTGACCCGCCGTACTTTTGAGCGAAAGGAGTATTTGAAGCAGGAGAAAATAGCCAGCGAAGCCGACTGGCTGGAAGCGCAGTCCGCTTTTCAAAACGCCGAAACATTGCTGCTCTCCGCAAAACGAAGGTTGAGTGTCCTGGGATTGAGCGAGGAAGAGATTCTCGCCCTTCCCGATGCCAAGGATGAAACCTTTGGCCGTTACGCACTCAAGGCGCCCATCACCGGGACCATTATTGCCAGGCATATCACTCGGGGCGAGAAGATCGGCGAGGAAGAGGTCTTCACGGTTGCCGACCTTTCCGTGGTCTGGGTGGATCTGCAGATTCCTGCCCAGGATCTCGGGCGGATACAGAAAGGTCTTGGTGTGGAGATAAGCTCAACAGAGGGCAAAGTCACCGAAGGGATACTGACCCTGGTCGGTCCCGTGGTGGACAGAGAGAGTCGAACCTCCCTGGGCCGGGTCGAGCTCCAGAACCCGGCCGGTTTCTGGAAACCTGGCATATTCGTGAAGGGACAAATCCAAAGTAAAACACTTTCCTCAGCCATTGTCGTTTCTTCTGAAGCTGTCCAGAATATTGACGGGGAAAATATCATCTTCGTCCCTGTTGGGGATGGTTTCAAACCGGTTCCGGTCACCCTGGGCAAACGCGTCAATAACAGGACGGAAATTCTGGCAGGGCTTGTGGCCGGGGATCGGTATGTCGCCAGGGGAGCCTTTGAATTGAAGGCTGTTATGGTAACCAGTGGCGCCGGCGGGCACGCCGGGCACGGGCATTGA